The Flavobacterium commune genome contains the following window.
TTAATATTGGATCAAGATTTTCATAAAATATTTTTGAGGCTTCTCTTCTTGTGGTAAAATATCTTTTCACTTCAGGATGTAAGAATTTAAAACCCTCCCATATGACTCCTCCAGTTATTGCAGTTGTTATTGTTGTTAAGTGCTCTGTCATTAAAATGATTGTTATCTAAAAAAGCATATTTGTGTACTTGTATCTTTGAAAGATATAAAACCTAAATATAGTATTTTATTCGTATAAAAATGAAAATTGAATTTTTGCAAAAAGAGATAGTCTTTTAAAAACAAAATCCCTAGCCCTGATAGTAGCGGAAATCCTTTTTATTTTTCTTTTAAAATAAAAAGATTGAAGCGGATAGCAGGAAATAGCTTTATGTAAAACTGAAATTAATTTAATTATGCGATTGCTTCGTGCCTCGCAATGACGCACAAAAAAACCGCCAATCTTACGAAAAGCGGTTTTTTGTTTAGTCTTTTATAGCATTTCCTTTATTGTCAAAGAAATGATATTCTAAATACGTGTAAGCGTCACGTGGTATAATTTTCACCCATTTTTTATGTTCAAGGAACCATTTTGAACGTAATGATGGAAAACCTTTGCTGAGGTAAGCAGCCACAAACGGATGTACATTAAGTACTACTTTTTTGTGGGTTTTTAAAATTCTTTCCAGGTCGGCGTTGATTTTGTCAATGATTAGTATTGGTGCTTCGATTTCACCATTTTCATTGTTTGGGTCTTCTTCTCTGGTTTTAATATTTCTTTCTGGTCTTACTCTTTGTCTGGTAATTTGGACTAATCCAAATTTACTAGGAGGTAAGATTTTGTGTTTTGCTTTATCGTCGCTCATTTCTTCCCTCAGGAAGTCGAACAAGACTTTGCGATTTTCGGGATTAGACATATCGATAAAATCCACTACTATGATACCGCCCATATCGCGCAAACGCAATTGTCTGGCTATTTCGGCTGCGGCAATCATATTGACTTCCATGGCTGTGTCTTCCTGATTAGTTGCTTTATTCGAACGGTTTCCGCTGTTCACATCAATTACGTGTAGAGCTTCAGTGTGTTCGATAATAAGATAAGCGCCTTTACTCATGGAAACGGTTTTCCCAAAAGAAGTTTTGATTTGTCTCTCTATATTGTATTTCTCGAAGATTGGCGTGTCGTTTGATTGATAAAACTTCACAATAGATTGTTTGGATGGAGCAATTTCTTGCAAGTAATCCTTTGTTTGGTTGTACAACTCTTCATCATCTATTTGGATACTGGTAAAGGTATCGTTGAAAACGTCTCTTAGTATTGAGGAAGCTCGGTTGAGTTCGCCTAATACTTTTGAGGGATGATGAGCAGTTGGTAATTTCTTACACATTGCAGTCCATCTGCTTAGCAGGTTCTGCAAATCTTTTTCTAATTCGGCTGTATTTTTGCCTTCGGCTACTGTGCGAACAATAACACCAAATCCTTTTGGTTTGATGGATTGTACAAGTTTTTTTAGTCGGTCTTTTTCTTTTTTGTCTTCTATTTTTTGAGAAATAGAAACACGGTCGGAGAAAGGAACTAAAACAATAAAACGTCCGGCAAGAGAAAGCTCAGCACTAATTCTTGGTCCTTTGGTAGATATTGGTTCTTTTACAACTTGTACTAAGATAGATTGATTGGCGTTTATTACATCAGTAATGGTCCCATCTTTGTCTATCTCTTTTTCAAACTGAAAGTTTTTTAGGGAGAAATCTTTTATTTTACCTGCGCTTACAAGTTTTATGAATTTCAGTTGGGAAGTTAGATTAGGACCTAGGTCGTGATAATGTAAAAAGGCATCTTTTTCGAAGCCTACATTTACAAAAGCAGCATTGAGTCCGGCAACAGGTTTTCTGATTTTGGCAATAAAAATATCGCCTACCTGAAAGTTGCTTGTCTCTTCTTCTTTGTGTAATTCAATTAGTTTTCCATCTTTTAATAAGGCAAAATCTACTGAATCAGAACTAGATCGAATGATTAATTCTTTATTCATTTGTAAATTTTTATCTGTTTTTTAGAAAATAGAACATAGAGAGAAGAGTAAAGACTTTGAAAGTCTAAAGTCTAAAATCTAAGATCTAAAATCTTATTTACAGATGGATTAAACAATATTTTTGAACAGGTATTAACCCGGGGAGATTTTAGATTTCTGAATTTTGATTCTTGGTTTTAGATTTTTTAAATCTGCAATCTTAAATCGGTAATCTACAATCTTAAATCTCAATTTCAATGAACGTTTAAAAAGAAAAAAGTAGTTCTAGACTACTTTTTCTTTTTGTGACGGTTAGCTCTCGCTCTTTTTTTACGTTTGTGCGTAGCTACCTTATGTCTTTTTCTTTTTTTACCACTTGGCATAATCTTTTAGATTTTATGATTAATAATATTATTTTGCTTCGTTATTTGTTTTTACTCCTTCTACAAAAACTTTTGCAGGTTTGAAAGCTGGAATGTTGTGTGCAGGTATTTTAATTGTAGTGTTTTTAGAGATATTTCTACCTGTTTTCTCTGCTCTTGTCTTTACGATAAAGCTACCAAAACCTCTTAAATATACATTATCTCCAGTTTCTAATGAAGTTTTTACTTCTTCCATAAAAGTCTCTACTGTTGCTTGCACATCACCTTTTTCAAGACCTAATTTTTCTGAAATTTTCGCTACGATATCTGCTTTCGTCATTTTCTTTCCTTATTTATTATTTTGTAATAATTTTTTTGAGTGTGCAAATATATGAATTTAAAAAACAATTATTCAAGCTAATTCATTAAATTTTAATTACATAAACTTTTACTTTTGTCAACAAATATTTAATGATGATTTTTCATAACTTTCTAATAAAGTGGTATTTAGAAAACAAGCGCGATTTGCCTTGGAGAAATACTACCAATCCTTACCATATTTGGCTCTCAGAAATCATGCTTCAACAGACGCGAGTTGCTCAGGGAATGCCTTATTTTTTTTCTTTCATGGAGGCTTTTCCAACGGTTTTTGACCTGGCAAATGCCGATGAAGAAAAGGTATTAAAATTATGGCAGGGTTTGGGTTATTATTCCCGTGCCCGTAATTTGCATAAAACCGCTCAATATATAGCAACTGAACTTAATGGTGTTTTTCCGGATAACTATAAGGACTTATTGCAATTAAAAGGAGTAGGTGAATATACTGCGGCTGCAATTGCTTCTTTTTCCTATAATGAAGCTGTGCCGGTTGTGGATGGAAATGTGTTCAGGGTGCTTTCCCGTTATTTTGATGTAGAAACCGATATTGCCCAGACTTCGGCCAAAAAAGAATTCGCAGCTTTGGCTTTCGAATTAATGCCAAAAGACACCCGAGGCGGAGCCGAACTGAGCGAAGCTAATCCAGCCATTTTTAATCAGGCCATAATGGAGTTTGGTGCGCTGCAATGCGTTCCTAAAAATCCGGATTGTGGGAATTGTGTTTTTAATGATAGTTGTGCAGCATTGCAAAAAAAGAAAGTTGATCAATTGCCTGTGAAATCAAAGAAGTTGAAAGTGCGAAACAGATACTTTAATTATTTGATGCTTTCGGATGCCGAGGAGAATACTTTAATTCAGAAACGAATGGCAAAAGGGATTTGGCATAACTTATATGAGTTTCCTTTGATTGAAACTTTGCAGGAAGAAGATTTTGAGTTTGTATCGAATGCTGTTCAGCAAGAATCGTTTTTTACTAATCCTATTATAAGTATGCAAGCGTGCAATGAGAAAAGTATTGTTCATAAACTATCGCACCAGCATTTACATATTAAATTTTGGAAACTAAATGTGAAAGGAGTGGTCGAAAATGGGATTACTAAAGAGCAGTTAAGGCAATATCCTTTTCCAATTGTGATTCATAATTTTATTGAATCGGAATAGAATTGCAGTGCAAAAAAATGTATCTTTGGGATAGATACCATAATATAAATACGACTATGAACGGAACACTAAATAAGGTAATGCTAATAGGTCATTTGGGTGACGATGTTAAGTTGCACTATTTTGAGGCGGGCAATTGTATCGGAAGATTTCAGTTGGCAACAAATGAGGTGTATATTAATAAGACTACCAATGAGAAAATTGTTTCGACTGAATGGCATAATTTAGTGGTGCGTAATAAAGCGGCTGAAATATGTGAAAAATATTTGTCAAAAGGAGATAAAATTTATGTGGAGGGAAGAATTAAATCCCGTCAGTGGCAGGCAGAAGATGGTTCGATGAAGCATACTACTGAAATTCAAGTGACCGAATTTACTTTTTTAACAACTAAAAAAGATACTGAGGGCAATAAGCAAAATCAGGGTTCAGAATCCACAAAAAACACTAATTTTGACACGCCAAATAAAGGTTTGCCTATCAACGACTTGCCTTTTTGATTGTTTAACTAATCTTTTTTAATTTGGACCCAGAGCCCAGTTTGAATTTCGTTTACACAGTAGATTTAGATCTATTGTTCGGTTTTGCCGGAATATTTGTATTGCTGTTTTGTTCAGCAGTAGTTTCGGGAGCCGAAGTAGCCTTGTTTTCGCTGTCGCAAAAAGATATTGATGATACGCTTCAGGAAAATCTTTCGACAGGAAAAATTCTTTCCGAGCTTTTGCAAAGGCCTAAAAAACTATTAGCAACGCTTCTAGTAGCTAATAACTTCATTAATATAGGAGTTGTTATTCTGTTCTCTTTTATTGGTTCCGATTTGTTTGCGGCAGTTACTTCGCCTGTATTGAAATTTATTTTTGAAGTTATCGTTGTGACTTTCTTATTGTTGCTTTTTGGAGAGGTGATGCCTAAAGTGTATGCCAGTAGAAATAATGTTAAGTTTGCTAAAAGTATCGCTTATCCTATCTCGATTTTGGATAGATTGCTTTCTCCAATTAGTATTCCTATGCGCGGGGCAACGGTTTATTTGCATAATAAATTAGGGAAGCAAAAGACTAATTTTTCGGTTGACCAATTGTCTCAGGCCTTAGAATTGACTTCAACTGATGAGACTTCGACTGATGAACAAAAAATATTGGAAGGAATCGTGTCTTTTGGTAATACCGATACCAGGCAGGTAATGAGTCCTAGAATTGATATTTTTGCTTTGGAAATTACAGCTTCTTTCAGCGAAATATATGCTAAGATTTTAGAAAAAGGCTATTCGAGAATTCCGGTATATCGGGATAATATTGATCAGATTGAAGGGGTTTTGTTTATCAAAGATTTGTTGCCTCATATTGATAAGGAGCAATTTGACTGGACAACTTTGATAAGAGAACCGTTTTTTGTGCCTGAGAATAAAAAGCTCGATAATTTATTAAAGGATTTTCAGTCCATGAAAAGTCATCTTGCTATTGTGGTGGATGAGTACGGTGGGACATCGGGTTTAGTTTCTCTCGAAGATGTAATCGAAGAAATAGTAGGGGATATTAGTGATGAATTTGATGATGAGGATATTAATTTCTCTCAAATTGATGATAGAAATTATCTTTTTGAAGGGAAAATTAATTTGAAGGATTTCTATCGAATTGTTGATGTAAACGAAGAGATATTCGAAGAAAATAAAGGAGAGGCGGAAACCTTGGCGGGGTTTATTTTAGAAATCTCAGGTAATTTTCCAGTCAAAGGACAAAAAATTACTTTTGAAAATTGCCTGTTTACTATTGAGGTTGTAGATAAAAAACGTATCAAACAGATAAAAGTTACCATTGATGTTTAATTTAAAATGTGCCATTAAAAAACATAATTATAATACTGCGGTTTTTGTAATTGGTGTTTTGGGTTTGTTGTTGTTTTCAGGTTGTAAAGATGAAGTGTTGCCTAAGCCATCGGGTTATTTGCGATTGGATTATCCTGTGGCTGAATATGCGCATTTTGAAAATCAATGCCCGTTTACTTTTGAAATGAATTCTAAAGCAATCATAAAAGGCGAAAAAGACTGTGGTTTTACGATTTCTTATCCTAAGATGAAAGCAACAATTTATCTGACTTATAAACCGGTAAATAATGATATTAATAAATTATTGCGTGATGCT
Protein-coding sequences here:
- the gldD gene encoding gliding motility lipoprotein GldD, which encodes MFNLKCAIKKHNYNTAVFVIGVLGLLLFSGCKDEVLPKPSGYLRLDYPVAEYAHFENQCPFTFEMNSKAIIKGEKDCGFTISYPKMKATIYLTYKPVNNDINKLLRDAQKLTFEHVIKANDILEQPYLNQQKKVYGMFYQVNGNAATNSQFYATDSTKHFLTASVYFYAKPNFDSIMPAASYIKNDMQRLMETLEWK
- a CDS encoding single-stranded DNA-binding protein is translated as MNGTLNKVMLIGHLGDDVKLHYFEAGNCIGRFQLATNEVYINKTTNEKIVSTEWHNLVVRNKAAEICEKYLSKGDKIYVEGRIKSRQWQAEDGSMKHTTEIQVTEFTFLTTKKDTEGNKQNQGSESTKNTNFDTPNKGLPINDLPF
- the mutY gene encoding A/G-specific adenine glycosylase, encoding MIFHNFLIKWYLENKRDLPWRNTTNPYHIWLSEIMLQQTRVAQGMPYFFSFMEAFPTVFDLANADEEKVLKLWQGLGYYSRARNLHKTAQYIATELNGVFPDNYKDLLQLKGVGEYTAAAIASFSYNEAVPVVDGNVFRVLSRYFDVETDIAQTSAKKEFAALAFELMPKDTRGGAELSEANPAIFNQAIMEFGALQCVPKNPDCGNCVFNDSCAALQKKKVDQLPVKSKKLKVRNRYFNYLMLSDAEENTLIQKRMAKGIWHNLYEFPLIETLQEEDFEFVSNAVQQESFFTNPIISMQACNEKSIVHKLSHQHLHIKFWKLNVKGVVENGITKEQLRQYPFPIVIHNFIESE
- a CDS encoding gliding motility-associated protein GldE; amino-acid sequence: MDPEPSLNFVYTVDLDLLFGFAGIFVLLFCSAVVSGAEVALFSLSQKDIDDTLQENLSTGKILSELLQRPKKLLATLLVANNFINIGVVILFSFIGSDLFAAVTSPVLKFIFEVIVVTFLLLLFGEVMPKVYASRNNVKFAKSIAYPISILDRLLSPISIPMRGATVYLHNKLGKQKTNFSVDQLSQALELTSTDETSTDEQKILEGIVSFGNTDTRQVMSPRIDIFALEITASFSEIYAKILEKGYSRIPVYRDNIDQIEGVLFIKDLLPHIDKEQFDWTTLIREPFFVPENKKLDNLLKDFQSMKSHLAIVVDEYGGTSGLVSLEDVIEEIVGDISDEFDDEDINFSQIDDRNYLFEGKINLKDFYRIVDVNEEIFEENKGEAETLAGFILEISGNFPVKGQKITFENCLFTIEVVDKKRIKQIKVTIDV
- a CDS encoding HU family DNA-binding protein, yielding MTKADIVAKISEKLGLEKGDVQATVETFMEEVKTSLETGDNVYLRGFGSFIVKTRAEKTGRNISKNTTIKIPAHNIPAFKPAKVFVEGVKTNNEAK
- a CDS encoding Rne/Rng family ribonuclease, translating into MNKELIIRSSSDSVDFALLKDGKLIELHKEEETSNFQVGDIFIAKIRKPVAGLNAAFVNVGFEKDAFLHYHDLGPNLTSQLKFIKLVSAGKIKDFSLKNFQFEKEIDKDGTITDVINANQSILVQVVKEPISTKGPRISAELSLAGRFIVLVPFSDRVSISQKIEDKKEKDRLKKLVQSIKPKGFGVIVRTVAEGKNTAELEKDLQNLLSRWTAMCKKLPTAHHPSKVLGELNRASSILRDVFNDTFTSIQIDDEELYNQTKDYLQEIAPSKQSIVKFYQSNDTPIFEKYNIERQIKTSFGKTVSMSKGAYLIIEHTEALHVIDVNSGNRSNKATNQEDTAMEVNMIAAAEIARQLRLRDMGGIIVVDFIDMSNPENRKVLFDFLREEMSDDKAKHKILPPSKFGLVQITRQRVRPERNIKTREEDPNNENGEIEAPILIIDKINADLERILKTHKKVVLNVHPFVAAYLSKGFPSLRSKWFLEHKKWVKIIPRDAYTYLEYHFFDNKGNAIKD